The following are from one region of the Cloacibacterium sp. TD35 genome:
- a CDS encoding GNAT family N-acetyltransferase, with product MKTYETERLLLKPTDLDDAEFILQLLNSESFIKYIGDRNVRTIEDTENYIRNRCFPQFERLGYGSFTVILKEDSSKMGTCGVYARENTDNAPDIGFAFLPEFEGKGYGYESASFLKNLVKNDFNITKLGGITVEYNHASRKLLEKLGLKFQKKFFMDGDPEELLYFETDL from the coding sequence GAAAGACTTTTACTCAAACCTACAGATTTAGATGATGCCGAATTTATTCTTCAGCTTTTAAATTCTGAAAGTTTCATCAAATATATTGGTGACAGAAACGTAAGAACCATAGAAGACACCGAAAACTACATTCGCAATAGATGTTTTCCTCAGTTTGAAAGACTAGGTTACGGAAGTTTTACCGTAATTCTAAAGGAAGATTCTTCTAAAATGGGAACTTGTGGAGTTTACGCTAGAGAAAACACAGATAATGCTCCTGATATTGGCTTTGCTTTTTTACCAGAATTTGAAGGAAAAGGTTATGGCTATGAAAGTGCTAGTTTTCTAAAAAATTTGGTTAAAAATGATTTCAACATTACCAAATTGGGCGGAATTACGGTAGAATACAACCACGCTTCCAGAAAATTATTAGAAAAGCTAGGTTTAAAATTCCAAAAAAAATTCTTCATGGATGGTGATCCAGAAGAATTATTATATTTCGAAACTGATTTATAA